A single window of Enterobacteriaceae bacterium ESL0689 DNA harbors:
- a CDS encoding YciN family protein encodes MQNSAQPIDRQALLILANKLIREHEDTLAGIEATDVVQRDGILVFSGEFYLDAQGLPTAKSTAVFNMFKYLAHTLSEQYQLID; translated from the coding sequence ATGCAAAATAGTGCTCAACCTATCGATCGACAGGCGCTACTGATATTAGCCAATAAACTTATTCGTGAACATGAAGATACCCTTGCCGGGATCGAAGCCACCGATGTTGTACAACGCGATGGTATCCTCGTATTTAGTGGCGAGTTTTATCTTGACGCACAAGGGTTACCCACCGCGAAAAGTACTGCCGTATTCAATATGTTTAAATATCTTGCTCATACGTTATCTGAGCAGTATCAGCTGATCGATTAA
- the sohB gene encoding protease SohB, with translation MELLTQYGLFLAKIVTIVIAVAAIATIIVHFSQRKKLRGELRVINLSEQYKEMCEELTVALLNETQQKLRYKTQKKARKQEAKAAKARAKSGNDIPDNKPRAWVLDFKGSMDAHEVNSLREEITAVLAAVKAQDQVIVRLESPGGVVHGYGLAASQLQRLRDKQIPLTVTVDKVAASGGYMMACVANKIVAAPFAILGSIGVVAQIPNLHRFLKNKDIDIELHTAGQYKRTLTLLGENSDEGRRKFREELNETHQLFKQFVHKMRPQLDIEQVATGEHWYGVQAQEKGLVDAVSTSDQLILGLIDSHNVINVRYQQRKRLIDRFTGSAAESVDRLLLRWWQRGQKPLM, from the coding sequence GTGGAGCTACTGACACAATATGGTCTGTTTTTAGCAAAAATCGTGACAATCGTTATTGCGGTTGCCGCGATCGCGACAATCATCGTTCATTTCAGCCAGCGTAAGAAATTGCGCGGTGAACTGCGGGTGATTAATCTGAGTGAACAATATAAGGAAATGTGCGAAGAACTGACAGTAGCACTGCTTAATGAGACACAGCAGAAACTGCGCTATAAAACGCAGAAGAAAGCGCGTAAACAGGAGGCTAAAGCGGCAAAAGCACGTGCTAAGTCAGGGAATGATATACCCGATAACAAACCACGGGCATGGGTCCTCGATTTTAAAGGCAGTATGGACGCCCATGAAGTTAATAGCCTGCGGGAAGAGATAACCGCGGTACTGGCGGCAGTAAAAGCACAGGATCAGGTGATTGTTCGTCTGGAAAGCCCGGGGGGGGTGGTTCATGGTTATGGTCTGGCTGCCTCGCAGCTTCAGCGCCTGCGCGATAAGCAAATTCCGCTAACGGTCACCGTCGATAAAGTCGCTGCCAGTGGTGGCTATATGATGGCCTGTGTGGCAAATAAAATTGTCGCAGCTCCCTTCGCGATCCTCGGTTCGATCGGCGTAGTCGCGCAGATCCCCAATCTCCATCGCTTTCTGAAGAACAAAGATATTGATATTGAGCTGCATACCGCCGGTCAATATAAGCGCACCTTAACTCTGCTGGGAGAAAACAGTGATGAAGGTCGACGTAAGTTCCGCGAAGAGTTAAATGAGACGCATCAGTTGTTTAAACAATTTGTGCATAAAATGCGGCCACAACTGGATATCGAACAGGTCGCGACCGGTGAACACTGGTATGGCGTACAGGCACAGGAAAAAGGGCTGGTTGATGCGGTGTCAACCAGCGACCAGTTAATTCTTGGCTTGATCGATAGTCACAATGTGATTAATGTGCGTTATCAGCAACGGAAAAGACTGATCGATCGCTTTACTGGCAGTGCGGCAGAAAGTGTGGATCGCCTGCTGTTACGCTGGTGGCAACGCGGGCAAAAACCGCTGATGTAA
- the cobO gene encoding cob(I)yrinic acid a,c-diamide adenosyltransferase, with amino-acid sequence MNQQRYRERQQRIKEKVDARVAAAQQERGIVIVFTGNGKGKTTAAFGTLCRAVGHGKTAGVIQFIKGKWPNGERNLLEPQGVEFQVMNTGFTWNSQDRQSDTAACLAVWQHALRMLRDPALDMVLLDELTYMVKYDYLPLSAVLSALRHRPVQQTVIITGRGCHREIIELADTVSELRPVKHAFNAGIKAQQGIDY; translated from the coding sequence ATGAATCAACAACGTTACCGTGAGCGCCAGCAACGGATAAAAGAGAAAGTTGACGCCAGGGTAGCCGCCGCACAGCAGGAACGCGGTATTGTTATCGTTTTTACCGGAAATGGGAAAGGTAAGACCACAGCCGCTTTTGGTACGCTCTGCCGGGCGGTCGGGCATGGCAAAACGGCAGGGGTTATCCAGTTTATTAAAGGCAAATGGCCCAATGGTGAACGCAATTTACTCGAGCCACAGGGGGTGGAGTTTCAGGTGATGAATACCGGTTTTACCTGGAATAGCCAGGATCGGCAAAGCGACACCGCTGCCTGTCTCGCTGTCTGGCAACATGCCCTTCGTATGCTGCGTGATCCGGCACTGGATATGGTGCTGCTTGACGAGCTGACTTACATGGTGAAGTATGATTATTTGCCCCTGTCAGCGGTATTGTCTGCGCTACGCCATCGTCCGGTACAGCAAACCGTGATTATTACCGGACGTGGCTGCCATCGTGAGATCATCGAACTGGCCGATACCGTCAGCGAACTGCGGCCAGTAAAACATGCCTTTAATGCCGGAATTAAAGCACAGCAGGGAATCGATTACTGA
- the rluB gene encoding 23S rRNA pseudouridine(2605) synthase RluB: protein MSEKLQKVLARAGQGSRRELEAKIAAGRVSVNGKIATLGDRIELVPGLKVRIDGHVIPLKQTTEQLCRVLAYYKPEGELCTRHDPEGRPTVFTRLPKLHDARWIAVGRLDVNTCGLLLFTTDGELANRLMHPSREVEREYAVRVFGVVDDDKLRQLSRGVQLEDGPAAFKSIKFAGGEGMNQWYNVTLTEGRNREVRRLWEAIDVQVSRLIRVRYGDIQLPKGLPRGGWSELDLQQTNYLRELVGLPAEKSSRVAVDKDRRRMKANQIRRAVKRHSQMSSSHNRRSAGNR, encoded by the coding sequence ATGAGCGAGAAATTACAGAAAGTACTGGCCCGTGCTGGCCAGGGTTCCCGTCGTGAACTTGAAGCGAAAATTGCCGCCGGGCGGGTGAGTGTTAATGGCAAAATAGCGACTCTCGGCGATCGTATAGAGCTGGTGCCGGGTTTAAAAGTACGCATTGATGGTCATGTGATCCCCCTGAAACAGACGACAGAACAGCTTTGCCGCGTACTGGCCTACTATAAACCAGAAGGTGAACTCTGTACCCGGCATGATCCGGAAGGGCGTCCAACCGTGTTTACCCGTTTACCTAAATTGCATGATGCGCGCTGGATAGCTGTAGGGCGACTGGATGTTAATACCTGTGGTTTATTACTGTTTACCACCGATGGCGAACTGGCAAACCGTCTGATGCACCCAAGCCGCGAAGTTGAGCGGGAATATGCCGTGCGGGTGTTTGGCGTGGTTGATGATGATAAGCTGCGTCAACTCTCCCGTGGGGTACAACTGGAAGATGGCCCGGCGGCGTTTAAATCGATTAAGTTTGCTGGCGGTGAAGGAATGAACCAGTGGTACAACGTCACCTTAACAGAAGGGCGTAATCGTGAGGTACGTCGCTTGTGGGAGGCGATCGATGTCCAGGTCAGCCGCCTGATCCGCGTCCGTTATGGTGATATTCAGCTCCCCAAAGGGCTGCCGCGTGGTGGCTGGAGTGAGCTGGATCTCCAGCAGACGAATTATCTGCGTGAGCTGGTAGGTTTACCAGCCGAAAAGAGCTCCAGAGTGGCGGTTGACAAAGATCGTCGGCGGATGAAGGCGAATCAGATCCGCCGGGCGGTGAAACGCCATAGTCAGATGAGTAGCTCCCACAACCGGCGTTCTGCGGGTAACCGCTGA
- a CDS encoding L-threonylcarbamoyladenylate synthase produces the protein MSQFFYVHPDNPQPRLINQAVDIVRKGGVIVYPTDSGYALGCQIANKEAIARICRIRQLEEGHHFTLMCRDLSELSTYAFVDNVAFRLIKNNTPGNYTFILKGTKEIPRRLLQEKRKTIGMRVPSNPIAQALLETLAEPMLSTSLMLPDSDFTESDPDEIKDRLEKQVDLIIHGGYLGQQPTTVIDLTTETPVVLRSGAGDITPFV, from the coding sequence ATGAGCCAGTTTTTTTATGTTCATCCGGACAACCCACAGCCGCGATTAATCAATCAGGCGGTAGATATTGTGCGCAAAGGTGGGGTAATCGTCTATCCTACTGATTCCGGTTACGCGCTGGGATGCCAGATCGCCAATAAAGAGGCCATCGCCCGGATTTGCCGTATCCGGCAATTAGAGGAGGGACATCATTTCACCCTCATGTGCCGTGATCTGTCAGAACTATCGACTTATGCTTTTGTTGATAACGTGGCCTTCCGGCTGATAAAAAATAATACACCGGGAAACTATACTTTTATTCTGAAAGGAACCAAAGAGATCCCGCGTCGTCTGCTACAGGAGAAACGGAAAACCATCGGTATGCGAGTGCCCTCTAACCCTATCGCACAGGCACTGCTGGAAACGCTGGCTGAACCGATGTTATCAACCTCATTGATGTTACCAGACAGCGATTTTACCGAATCTGATCCCGACGAAATTAAAGATCGGCTGGAAAAACAGGTTGATTTGATTATTCACGGCGGGTATCTGGGGCAGCAACCGACCACCGTTATCGATTTAACCACAGAGACGCCTGTGGTACTGCGCAGTGGGGCTGGCGATATCACGCCCTTTGTATAA
- a CDS encoding PHP domain-containing protein — protein sequence MSDTNYAVIYDLHSHTTASDGLLSAEALVHRAHQMRVGTLAITDHDSVAAIPAAGAEIARSGLPLTLVNGVEISTLWQNFEIHIVGLNIATSHPAMTTLLAAQQGRRYQRAQMIAQRLEKAQIPGAWEGVLKLAHGGGITRGHFARFLVDAGYASTLAGVFKKYLARGKIGYVPVQWCTIEQAIDAIHQAGGKAVLAHPGRYDLSAKWLKRLLDYFSQHGGDAMEVAQCQQAPQERTQLAQYAMQFGLLGSQGSDFHQPCSWIELGRNLWLPAGVEGIWHSWENNQKRAV from the coding sequence TTGAGCGATACCAATTATGCGGTGATTTATGATCTCCATAGCCACACCACGGCTTCCGATGGGCTGTTGAGTGCAGAGGCGCTGGTTCATCGTGCCCATCAGATGCGGGTCGGAACGCTGGCGATTACTGACCACGATAGTGTCGCGGCGATCCCCGCCGCCGGTGCAGAAATTGCCCGATCGGGATTACCACTGACGCTGGTGAACGGTGTAGAGATATCGACCCTATGGCAAAATTTTGAAATCCATATTGTTGGCCTGAACATAGCGACTTCGCATCCGGCGATGACGACACTGCTGGCAGCACAACAGGGCCGCCGCTATCAGCGAGCGCAAATGATCGCCCAGCGGCTGGAGAAAGCGCAGATCCCCGGCGCCTGGGAAGGTGTGCTGAAACTGGCTCATGGCGGTGGGATCACCCGGGGACATTTTGCCCGCTTTCTGGTCGATGCCGGTTATGCCAGCACCCTCGCGGGCGTTTTTAAGAAATATCTTGCGCGCGGTAAAATCGGCTATGTTCCGGTGCAGTGGTGTACAATAGAGCAGGCTATCGATGCCATTCATCAGGCAGGGGGAAAAGCGGTGCTTGCTCACCCTGGACGTTATGATCTTTCTGCAAAATGGCTGAAGCGTTTGCTGGACTATTTCAGCCAGCACGGCGGCGATGCAATGGAAGTGGCGCAATGTCAGCAGGCACCCCAGGAGCGGACTCAACTGGCGCAATATGCGATGCAGTTTGGTTTGCTGGGATCACAAGGTTCAGATTTTCATCAACCCTGTTCGTGGATCGAACTGGGGCGCAACCTCTGGCTCCCCGCCGGAGTGGAAGGGATCTGGCATAGCTGGGAAAATAACCAGAAGAGGGCAGTATGA